A genomic region of Lachnoclostridium edouardi contains the following coding sequences:
- a CDS encoding TRAP transporter large permease: MTIVSFFLILFAAIAIGVPVAVVFGGMAVLPGIMDAGFPYTMEAAIRSMVSGLDSFTLLAVPLFMLSGIIMARGGISEKLFNFFAYFIGNKTAGMPCAVICTCMFYGAISGSSPATVSAVGAMTIPFLVSLGYDKVFSTSIVTVAGGLGVIIPPSISYIVYSSASGASPSALFIGGILPGILIGVALMICAYIKCRKSGEDKEKLQENYKKIHDKGFWPLFKESLAALLTPVIILGSIYGGIASPTEAAAISVIYALIISIFVYRTLKVSQLGEMIVEGCKTYVTILFIISAATAFGRALTLLQYPQMISGGILNNISNKFMIILVMNLILLVFGMIMDNIPNIMILTPIFLPVATSIGMDPVHFGIMMTANLAIGMVTPPMGINLYVASSMTDIPVLKIAKACIPFLVAFLIALMLISYIPQISLLLTGLS; this comes from the coding sequence ATGACAATAGTAAGTTTCTTTCTTATTTTATTTGCAGCCATTGCTATTGGAGTGCCGGTAGCTGTGGTATTTGGAGGCATGGCAGTTTTACCGGGGATTATGGACGCCGGATTTCCTTATACTATGGAAGCGGCTATACGAAGCATGGTAAGCGGGCTGGACAGCTTTACCTTACTGGCAGTTCCTTTGTTTATGCTTTCAGGTATTATTATGGCAAGAGGCGGTATCTCTGAGAAGCTGTTTAACTTTTTTGCTTACTTTATTGGAAATAAAACAGCAGGTATGCCATGTGCAGTTATTTGTACCTGTATGTTTTACGGAGCTATTTCCGGTTCTTCACCTGCAACAGTATCTGCTGTAGGCGCTATGACAATTCCTTTTTTAGTGTCCCTGGGATATGACAAAGTCTTTAGCACCTCTATTGTTACAGTAGCAGGAGGTTTGGGAGTTATTATTCCTCCAAGTATTTCCTACATTGTATATTCATCTGCTTCAGGAGCCTCCCCTTCAGCCTTATTTATAGGCGGAATTCTGCCTGGAATTTTAATCGGAGTGGCATTAATGATCTGCGCATATATTAAATGCAGAAAAAGCGGTGAAGATAAAGAGAAGCTTCAGGAAAATTATAAAAAGATCCATGATAAAGGATTTTGGCCTTTATTTAAAGAAAGTCTGGCGGCTTTGCTGACTCCGGTTATTATTTTAGGAAGTATTTACGGAGGAATCGCATCCCCAACAGAGGCTGCGGCTATATCAGTTATTTATGCTTTAATTATCAGTATATTTGTGTACAGAACATTAAAGGTTAGCCAGCTGGGAGAAATGATTGTGGAAGGCTGCAAAACATACGTAACCATTTTGTTTATTATTTCTGCAGCCACAGCTTTTGGCCGGGCCTTAACGTTGCTTCAGTATCCTCAGATGATTAGCGGCGGTATATTAAATAATATTTCCAATAAGTTTATGATTATTTTGGTAATGAATCTGATTCTGCTGGTATTTGGCATGATTATGGATAATATTCCTAACATTATGATTCTTACGCCTATATTCCTGCCTGTAGCAACTTCTATTGGTATGGACCCGGTTCACTTTGGTATTATGATGACTGCAAACCTGGCAATTGGTATGGTAACTCCGCCTATGGGCATTAACTTATATGTAGCCAGCAGTATGACAGATATACCTGTATTAAAAATTGCAAAAGCTTGTATTCCGTTTTTAGTAGCGTTTTTAATTGCTTTAATGTTAATCTCATACATTCCACAGATCAGTTTGCTTCTGACAGGACTTAGTTGA
- a CDS encoding cation:proton antiporter, protein MEGYKFLFNLAVILLSTKLLGLATQKIRMPQVVGALLAGLLLGPAMLGILTETDFIHNLAEVGVIVLMFCAGLETDIDELKKSGKKAFIIALIGVLVPLAGGFAVAYFFNRPGVIDSDANCSIFLQNIFIGVILTATSVSITVETLKELGKLKTRSGNAILGAAIIDDILGIIALTIITSMADSDVNVAIVLLKVAAFFVMAGIVGIIFHKLYKKWSESAERGLHRHAIVAFSFCLLLSYVAEVGFGVADITGAFLAGLIVSKTQRTQFLASKFEVLSYLFLSPVFFASIGLKVELPKMTEAIIEFAVLLVVAAILTKVIGCGLGAKLCGYQNYQSLRIGVGMISRGEVALIVASKGTQLGLLGSNFLGPVVIVVVITTIVTPILLKPVFKRGPAVLIPEGEKGFSSAYEELGKYSRGEK, encoded by the coding sequence ATGGAAGGATACAAGTTTTTATTTAATCTTGCAGTTATTTTACTTAGTACAAAGCTGCTGGGGCTGGCTACACAGAAGATCAGAATGCCGCAGGTAGTTGGCGCTTTGCTGGCAGGTTTGCTTTTAGGCCCGGCGATGCTTGGGATTTTAACAGAAACAGATTTTATACATAACCTTGCAGAAGTAGGCGTGATTGTTCTGATGTTCTGCGCAGGTTTGGAGACAGATATAGACGAGCTGAAAAAAAGCGGAAAAAAGGCCTTTATCATTGCCTTAATCGGTGTTTTAGTGCCTTTGGCAGGCGGATTTGCAGTGGCTTATTTCTTCAACCGCCCAGGAGTTATTGACTCAGACGCTAACTGCAGTATTTTTTTACAGAATATATTTATTGGGGTAATTTTAACTGCCACCTCTGTTAGTATTACAGTAGAGACGTTAAAAGAACTGGGAAAATTAAAAACCAGATCTGGAAACGCTATTTTAGGAGCAGCTATTATTGATGATATTTTGGGAATTATTGCCCTTACAATTATTACCAGTATGGCTGATTCAGATGTAAATGTGGCCATTGTGCTGCTGAAGGTAGCCGCCTTCTTTGTGATGGCCGGAATTGTGGGCATTATTTTTCACAAGCTTTATAAAAAATGGAGTGAATCAGCAGAGAGAGGTCTTCACAGACACGCGATTGTGGCCTTTTCCTTTTGCCTTCTTTTGTCATATGTAGCAGAGGTAGGATTTGGAGTAGCTGATATTACAGGAGCTTTTTTAGCAGGATTAATTGTTTCCAAGACTCAGAGAACTCAATTTTTGGCTTCAAAATTTGAGGTTTTATCATACTTATTTTTATCCCCGGTATTTTTCGCCAGCATTGGTCTAAAAGTAGAGCTGCCTAAAATGACAGAGGCGATTATTGAGTTTGCCGTGCTTCTTGTTGTGGCGGCTATTCTTACAAAGGTAATAGGCTGTGGTTTGGGAGCTAAGCTGTGCGGTTATCAGAATTATCAAAGCCTGCGTATTGGAGTAGGCATGATATCCCGTGGAGAGGTAGCCTTAATAGTGGCAAGTAAGGGAACTCAGCTGGGGCTTTTGGGCAGCAATTTCCTGGGTCCCGTTGTTATTGTAGTTGTAATCACCACCATTGTTACGCCTATTCTTTTAAAACCTGTTTTCAAGAGAGGGCCTGCAGTATTGATTCCAGAAGGGGAGAAGGGCTTCTCAAGTGCATACGAGGAGCTGGGCAAGTACAGCCGCGGTGAGAAGTAA
- a CDS encoding TRAP transporter substrate-binding protein — MKRIIKSIAAMCVAALALTGCKGNTTAEDSSAYTWNVAMNVSESTLNYKMMEKFKELIEERSNGQVQVNLYANGLLGNDTEQMQGLIEGSYDFSTTITSGLTSFVPAYGVFDCPNAFPDLDTLRAVLDDEKFVELLNQYSETANIKLMGMTDAGFRETTSNVPVTTADGFKGIKIRVIQNPYHIAYWQDLGANALAMDFSEVYVGLQQKTIDAQENPYMNIVANKFYETQDYVIETNHLAHVIVFLMNNQLYESLPEDMQELVDQCAYEAVLYTRGLADESIASDKKIIVDSGTEIIELPVEEREKMKDMASDVYDKIRADIGDELVDTMLGSIEANKAE; from the coding sequence ATGAAAAGAATAATAAAAAGTATAGCGGCAATGTGTGTGGCGGCGTTAGCTCTTACTGGCTGCAAGGGAAATACAACTGCAGAGGACAGCAGCGCTTATACCTGGAATGTGGCTATGAATGTTTCAGAAAGCACACTGAATTATAAAATGATGGAGAAATTTAAGGAGCTGATTGAAGAAAGAAGTAATGGTCAAGTTCAGGTAAACCTTTATGCTAACGGCCTTCTGGGAAATGATACGGAGCAGATGCAGGGATTAATTGAGGGAAGCTATGATTTTTCCACCACTATTACCAGCGGTCTTACCTCCTTTGTGCCGGCATACGGTGTTTTTGACTGCCCCAATGCATTTCCGGATTTAGATACTTTAAGAGCTGTATTAGATGATGAAAAATTTGTAGAACTATTGAATCAATATTCAGAAACGGCTAATATAAAATTAATGGGCATGACGGATGCAGGTTTTCGGGAAACTACATCAAATGTGCCTGTAACTACGGCAGATGGTTTTAAGGGCATTAAAATCAGAGTAATTCAGAATCCTTATCACATTGCATATTGGCAGGACCTGGGAGCTAATGCTTTAGCCATGGATTTCAGCGAGGTTTATGTGGGACTTCAGCAGAAAACCATTGACGCTCAGGAAAATCCATATATGAATATTGTAGCCAATAAATTTTATGAAACTCAGGATTATGTGATTGAGACAAATCATTTAGCTCATGTAATTGTATTTCTTATGAATAATCAGCTGTACGAAAGTTTACCTGAGGATATGCAGGAGCTGGTAGACCAGTGCGCTTATGAAGCTGTACTTTATACCAGAGGTCTGGCAGATGAAAGCATTGCCTCTGATAAAAAGATTATTGTAGACAGCGGCACTGAGATTATAGAGCTGCCGGTGGAAGAGCGGGAGAAAATGAAGGACATGGCTTCAGATGTTTATGATAAAATCAGGGCTGATATTGGAGATGAGCTGGTTGACACTATGCTTGGGTCTATTGAAGCCAATAAAGCAGAGTAA
- the rpsF gene encoding 30S ribosomal protein S6 yields the protein MNKYELAVVLSAKLEDEERAAAIEKVKGYITRFGGTVTNVDEWGKKKLAYEIQKMREAFYYFIQFDGDSVCPNEVEAHVRIMEPVIRYLCVRQEA from the coding sequence ATGAACAAATATGAGTTAGCAGTTGTTCTGAGCGCAAAACTTGAGGATGAAGAGAGAGCAGCAGCAATCGAGAAGGTGAAAGGTTACATTACACGTTTCGGCGGCACTGTTACTAACGTTGACGAATGGGGTAAGAAAAAATTAGCTTACGAAATTCAGAAAATGAGAGAAGCATTCTACTATTTCATCCAGTTTGACGGCGACTCCGTATGCCCTAACGAAGTTGAGGCACACGTTCGTATTATGGAGCCAGTCATCAGATATTTATGCGTAAGACAGGAAGCATAA
- a CDS encoding NAD-dependent protein deacylase: MDKIAQLKQWIKESSRIVFFGGAGVSTESGIPDFRSTDGLYNQQYQYPPETILSHSFFIKNPEEFYKFYRNKMIAAGAKPNKAHLALVKLEQEGKLQAVITQNIDGLHQEAGSQNVLELHGCVKRNFCTRCGKSYDLQMVAESQRVPKCSCGGIVKPDVVLYEEGLDSQILEKSVYYISHADLLIVGGTSLTVYPAAGLVDYCRGRLALINKDATPLDGQADLVINGKIGEVLGEACSL, from the coding sequence ATGGACAAAATAGCACAGTTAAAGCAGTGGATTAAGGAAAGCAGCCGTATTGTTTTCTTTGGAGGCGCAGGAGTTTCTACGGAAAGTGGGATTCCGGACTTCAGAAGCACAGACGGCTTATATAATCAGCAGTATCAATATCCGCCGGAGACTATTTTAAGTCATAGCTTTTTTATTAAGAACCCAGAAGAATTTTACAAATTTTACCGGAATAAGATGATTGCAGCAGGGGCAAAACCTAACAAGGCTCATTTGGCCTTAGTTAAGCTGGAGCAGGAAGGGAAGCTGCAGGCTGTGATTACTCAAAATATTGACGGACTTCACCAGGAGGCGGGAAGTCAAAATGTGCTGGAGCTTCATGGATGCGTAAAAAGAAATTTCTGCACCCGATGCGGAAAATCATATGATTTACAGATGGTGGCAGAAAGTCAAAGGGTCCCTAAATGTTCATGCGGAGGAATTGTAAAGCCGGACGTAGTGCTTTATGAGGAAGGGCTGGATAGTCAGATTCTGGAGAAATCTGTTTATTATATCAGCCATGCAGACCTTCTGATTGTAGGAGGCACTTCCCTTACTGTTTATCCGGCGGCAGGGCTGGTAGATTACTGCAGAGGTAGGTTAGCGCTAATCAATAAAGATGCAACGCCTTTAGATGGCCAGGCGGATTTGGTGATAAACGGAAAAATCGGGGAAGTGTTAGGAGAGGCGTGCAGTTTATAA
- a CDS encoding DUF951 domain-containing protein has translation MGEKLNYQVGDIVKLKKPHPCGSQEWEVLRIGADFRLKCLGCGHQVMVARRMVEKNTRGLRKPEM, from the coding sequence ATGGGAGAAAAACTGAATTATCAGGTGGGAGATATTGTGAAGCTGAAAAAGCCCCATCCCTGCGGCAGTCAGGAGTGGGAAGTACTTAGGATTGGAGCGGATTTTCGTCTGAAATGTTTAGGCTGCGGCCATCAGGTTATGGTGGCCAGAAGGATGGTAGAAAAAAATACAAGAGGTCTGAGAAAACCGGAAATGTAA
- the rpsR gene encoding 30S ribosomal protein S18 gives MAFNKNDKADGSKMRRGGMRRRKKVCVFCGEKNGDIDYKDVNKLKRYVSERGKILPRRITGNCAKHQRALTVAIKRARHIALMPYTCD, from the coding sequence ATGGCTTTCAATAAAAATGATAAGGCTGACGGTTCCAAGATGAGAAGAGGCGGAATGCGCAGAAGAAAAAAAGTTTGCGTTTTCTGTGGTGAGAAAAACGGCGATATTGATTACAAGGATGTTAACAAATTAAAGAGATACGTATCTGAAAGAGGAAAAATTCTTCCAAGAAGAATCACAGGAAACTGTGCAAAGCATCAGAGAGCTTTAACAGTAGCTATTAAGAGAGCTCGCCATATCGCTTTAATGCCATATACATGCGATTAA
- a CDS encoding biotin transporter BioY: protein MKTAAIEKKHFTTKQMTLIGMMTAIMCILGPLALPLPFSPVPISFTNLAVYFTVFVLGSKYGTVSYLIYLFLGIAGLPVFSGFGGGLGKAVGPTGGYLLGFIFLSLIAGWCIEKFPGNKGMYAAGMLAGTAVCYIFGTLWLARQLNISFTAGLGIGVLPYIPADIGKIIIAVAAGPVLRKTVEKM, encoded by the coding sequence ATGAAAACCGCAGCAATAGAAAAAAAACATTTTACAACGAAGCAAATGACATTAATAGGCATGATGACGGCAATAATGTGCATTTTAGGCCCCCTGGCTTTGCCTTTACCTTTTAGCCCAGTTCCTATATCTTTTACAAACCTGGCAGTTTATTTTACGGTTTTTGTACTAGGCTCCAAATACGGAACTGTCAGTTATTTAATCTATTTATTTCTGGGAATCGCAGGGCTGCCTGTATTTTCAGGCTTTGGCGGAGGTCTTGGAAAGGCGGTTGGACCTACGGGAGGCTATTTGCTGGGCTTTATATTCTTATCCTTAATAGCAGGCTGGTGCATTGAAAAGTTTCCGGGAAATAAAGGAATGTACGCTGCAGGTATGCTGGCCGGCACAGCAGTTTGCTATATATTCGGCACCTTATGGCTGGCCCGGCAGCTGAATATATCTTTTACGGCAGGACTGGGAATCGGAGTTTTGCCGTATATTCCGGCAGATATAGGAAAAATTATTATAGCTGTAGCTGCAGGGCCTGTTCTAAGGAAAACAGTGGAAAAAATGTAG
- a CDS encoding single-stranded DNA-binding protein, with product MNRVILMGRLTRDPEVRYSQGERSMAITRYTLAVDRRGRRGQDGSEQSADFIPCVAFDRAGEFAEKYFRQGMRVLVSGRIQTGSYTNRDGQKVYTTEVIVDDQEFADSKGAASDMGGYQQSAPAQRPAPTSAIGDGFMNIPDGVEDEGLPFN from the coding sequence ATGAACAGAGTGATCCTGATGGGTAGATTAACAAGGGACCCGGAAGTAAGATATTCCCAGGGCGAGCGCTCTATGGCTATTACAAGATATACTCTTGCAGTAGACAGAAGAGGACGCAGAGGCCAGGACGGTTCCGAACAGTCCGCGGATTTTATTCCGTGCGTTGCATTTGACAGAGCAGGTGAGTTCGCAGAGAAGTATTTCCGCCAGGGAATGCGGGTTCTGGTTTCAGGAAGAATTCAGACTGGAAGCTACACCAACCGAGACGGACAGAAGGTTTATACAACAGAAGTAATTGTAGATGATCAGGAGTTTGCAGACAGCAAGGGAGCTGCATCAGACATGGGCGGTTACCAGCAGTCAGCGCCAGCGCAGAGGCCTGCGCCAACCAGCGCAATCGGCGATGGTTTTATGAACATTCCTGATGGAGTAGAGGACGAGGGTCTTCCGTTTAACTAA
- a CDS encoding TRAP transporter small permease: protein MGIIRWLDRHLEEVLLSIFLIILITLTSVNVVLRYIFNSGLTWSDEVCKYCLIFSGFISIGYWVRRNSGICVDALVQTFSEPVRKVLGIIVQFIVLAFFLAMFKSSFHVLEGIKRSGQVSGTLQISMVYIYTAPVIGFGLAVIRTIQVLYLTIFSKEKGGAGI, encoded by the coding sequence ATGGGAATTATAAGATGGTTAGATCGGCATTTAGAAGAAGTGCTGCTGTCTATTTTCTTAATTATTCTAATCACACTTACATCTGTAAATGTTGTTTTAAGGTACATATTTAACAGCGGCCTTACCTGGAGCGATGAAGTCTGTAAATATTGTCTGATATTTTCCGGATTTATAAGCATTGGATACTGGGTCCGCAGAAACAGCGGTATTTGTGTTGACGCATTAGTTCAGACCTTTTCAGAGCCGGTGAGAAAGGTGCTGGGCATTATAGTTCAGTTCATTGTACTGGCATTTTTCCTGGCAATGTTTAAAAGCTCTTTTCATGTGCTGGAAGGAATTAAAAGAAGCGGACAGGTCAGCGGAACCCTGCAGATTTCTATGGTATATATTTACACTGCCCCTGTAATTGGTTTTGGACTGGCTGTAATCAGAACGATTCAGGTTCTTTATCTTACTATTTTTTCTAAAGAAAAAGGGGGAGCAGGCATATGA
- a CDS encoding LysR family transcriptional regulator, whose translation MDVKLLEYMIAIADCGNITKAAESLFITQSGLNQQLIRLENELNTQLFYRTKRHLHLTQAGKIYIDNAREILKIKKNTYTTIQDLTDGTVGEISFGIPFEHGVDMFIYISPEFNKKYPDVTVHLAERTVHHQQLMVTSGQLDMAFIMLNEKDKIDNEYIRLCKERLILGVPMTHPLAKYASPPGQLPPTLSLSQLKGEKFALMFPGSTMRGVIDPLFEAAGFRPDILFETTMNQALCRLVSQGLCCTILPQSYARDREKVAWFYLSGDPFWEWNITYSKTSVLSKAARYIIQLAGRYAKELERHWESHGTGLPEHMI comes from the coding sequence ATGGATGTAAAATTATTAGAATATATGATCGCTATTGCTGACTGCGGAAATATAACAAAAGCGGCAGAATCCCTTTTTATTACTCAATCCGGGTTAAACCAACAGCTGATTCGTCTGGAAAACGAGCTGAATACTCAGTTATTTTACCGCACAAAAAGACATCTTCATCTTACTCAGGCCGGTAAAATTTATATTGATAATGCCAGGGAAATTTTGAAGATCAAGAAAAATACATATACCACCATCCAGGATCTTACTGACGGCACTGTCGGGGAAATCTCCTTTGGCATTCCTTTTGAACACGGAGTAGATATGTTTATTTATATTTCCCCTGAATTTAATAAAAAGTATCCTGACGTCACTGTCCATTTGGCTGAGCGCACTGTTCATCATCAGCAGCTTATGGTTACGTCAGGACAGCTGGATATGGCTTTTATTATGTTAAATGAAAAAGATAAAATAGATAATGAATATATAAGATTGTGTAAAGAACGATTAATACTTGGGGTTCCAATGACCCACCCCTTAGCCAAATACGCCTCCCCGCCCGGGCAGCTTCCCCCTACTCTCAGCCTTTCCCAGCTAAAAGGAGAAAAGTTTGCTCTCATGTTCCCTGGCTCCACCATGCGAGGCGTAATTGATCCTCTATTTGAGGCCGCCGGCTTCCGCCCTGACATTCTTTTTGAAACCACTATGAATCAGGCCTTATGCCGGCTTGTAAGCCAGGGCCTATGCTGTACTATTCTTCCTCAGTCCTATGCCAGAGACAGAGAAAAGGTCGCCTGGTTCTACTTATCCGGCGACCCTTTCTGGGAATGGAACATTACCTACTCTAAAACCTCTGTTCTCAGCAAAGCGGCCAGGTATATAATACAGCTTGCCGGCAGATATGCCAAGGAATTGGAACGCCACTGGGAGAGCCACGGCACCGGCCTTCCTGAGCATATGATTTAA
- the bioB gene encoding biotin synthase BioB yields the protein MIEKLTEEIIEGRRLNKEDDFQLLLHEDLSQICKGADRLRKHFLGNKAELCSIINGRSGRCSEDCKFCAQSSHYSTKIKEYPFLEPEKILEDCKRHEEKNVGRYSIVTAGRKLGGEEMEKALEAYRAMAKSCPGIGLCASFGLLEENDFVRLREAGVTRYHANIETSRRNFPNICTTHTFEQKLEVIRRAKRAGLKVCSGGIIGMGETWEDRIDMALTLSSFQVESIPLNVLRPIKGTPFGYLPVLKEEDILRTVGIFRYINPDKEIRLAAGRNSMSSGGMKVFCAGANGAITGDMLTTGGNKIDQDRQELAAMGFIL from the coding sequence ATGATAGAAAAACTGACAGAAGAAATTATAGAGGGCCGCCGTCTAAATAAGGAGGATGACTTTCAGCTTCTTTTACATGAGGATCTTTCCCAGATTTGTAAAGGGGCGGACAGGCTGAGAAAGCATTTTTTAGGAAATAAGGCAGAGTTGTGTTCTATTATTAACGGCAGAAGCGGTCGATGCAGCGAGGACTGCAAATTTTGCGCTCAGTCGTCCCACTATTCTACAAAAATTAAGGAATACCCTTTTTTAGAGCCTGAAAAAATACTAGAGGACTGTAAACGCCATGAAGAGAAAAATGTGGGGCGGTACTCTATTGTAACAGCAGGGAGAAAATTAGGGGGAGAAGAAATGGAAAAGGCCCTGGAAGCATATAGAGCTATGGCCAAAAGCTGCCCCGGAATTGGATTGTGCGCTTCTTTTGGCCTGCTGGAGGAAAATGATTTTGTCAGGCTGAGGGAGGCGGGAGTTACCAGATACCACGCTAATATTGAAACATCTCGAAGAAATTTTCCTAATATTTGTACAACCCATACTTTTGAACAAAAGCTGGAAGTAATTAGACGGGCAAAAAGGGCAGGGTTAAAGGTCTGTTCCGGAGGAATTATAGGAATGGGGGAAACCTGGGAGGACCGCATTGATATGGCCCTGACTTTAAGCAGCTTTCAGGTAGAGTCCATTCCTTTAAATGTGTTAAGGCCTATTAAGGGAACGCCTTTTGGATACCTTCCTGTTTTAAAGGAGGAGGATATACTGCGCACAGTGGGGATTTTCCGATATATAAATCCTGATAAGGAGATCCGCCTGGCAGCAGGAAGGAACTCTATGTCCTCTGGCGGGATGAAGGTATTTTGTGCCGGAGCAAACGGGGCTATTACAGGAGATATGCTGACTACAGGCGGAAATAAAATAGACCAGGACAGACAGGAGCTGGCCGCCATGGGATTTATTCTTTAA
- a CDS encoding GNAT family N-acetyltransferase yields MRYLQGDEKQKSRQLWEHAFPEDSKEFADYYYQYKVIDNKILAEEDQGKIVSMIQRNPYKVVLKDREYAIDYIVGVATDSDYRRKGYMKRLLTRMMEDMYQEGMPFTFLMPAAEAIYYPFDFRYIYRQPEFTLDERAGQGIEFPAGNMGDRQAEEISEWMEKWLRKRWSIYTRRTKEYVKRLDQELASEKGSWKLYLTEEKGAFSLEAVQCLWGLKKKEQRLLYGEEGFSKPAGAGKPAIMARIIDLPKLAGHICLSKECPYDQLEVKIGIKDQFLPQNHGTWIWSLHKKGSSMKKLSGTIETDSSCDTVDIGAFCQWIFGYTGDQEGSLLPEWKKWIQTLSGVFLDEVV; encoded by the coding sequence ATGAGGTACTTGCAGGGGGATGAAAAACAGAAAAGCAGACAGCTGTGGGAACATGCATTTCCTGAGGATTCTAAGGAATTTGCCGATTATTATTACCAGTATAAAGTAATAGATAATAAGATTTTGGCGGAGGAGGATCAGGGGAAAATTGTTTCTATGATCCAAAGGAACCCTTATAAGGTTGTTTTAAAAGACAGAGAGTACGCCATAGATTATATTGTAGGAGTGGCCACAGATTCTGATTATCGCCGGAAGGGATATATGAAAAGGCTTCTTACACGTATGATGGAGGACATGTACCAGGAAGGGATGCCTTTTACATTTCTTATGCCTGCTGCGGAAGCCATATATTACCCCTTTGATTTTAGATATATATACAGACAGCCTGAATTTACCCTGGATGAGAGGGCGGGACAAGGGATAGAGTTTCCTGCCGGAAACATGGGAGACAGACAGGCTGAGGAAATAAGTGAGTGGATGGAGAAATGGCTCCGAAAGAGATGGTCTATTTATACCAGACGCACAAAAGAATATGTAAAACGTTTAGATCAGGAGCTGGCCAGTGAAAAGGGAAGCTGGAAGCTGTACTTGACGGAAGAAAAGGGAGCCTTCAGTCTGGAGGCGGTCCAGTGTCTGTGGGGGCTGAAGAAAAAGGAACAGCGTCTCCTGTATGGAGAAGAGGGATTTTCAAAGCCTGCAGGGGCGGGAAAGCCTGCTATTATGGCCAGAATCATTGATCTTCCCAAGCTGGCAGGTCATATTTGTCTCAGCAAGGAGTGCCCGTATGACCAGCTGGAAGTAAAAATTGGAATAAAAGATCAGTTTTTGCCTCAGAATCATGGAACATGGATTTGGTCTCTTCACAAAAAAGGTTCCTCTATGAAAAAATTAAGCGGCACAATAGAAACTGATTCTAGCTGCGATACAGTGGATATAGGCGCTTTTTGCCAATGGATATTTGGATATACGGGAGACCAGGAAGGCTCTTTACTGCCTGAGTGGAAAAAATGGATACAAACCTTGTCAGGAGTATTTCTGGATGAAGTTGTGTGA
- a CDS encoding DUF2156 domain-containing protein, with protein MSLEFKTVEAQDISIITPFVGKRPNKSCDSVFLDSFIWREMYHVRFAISGGKAVQWLMESDGEPFSAMPLCSEEDLPYYFNEIKEYFNQVFGKPLRINLADEEAVEYLKLNPAEFQITEQEDLKDYLYDGEALRTLAGKKLHKKKNNLNAFMKAYEGRFEYRRLCCSDRDDVWKFLDRWRENKGEEVEEHLDYEVRGIHEILKNCSSLPVEMGGVYIDDSLEAFSVGSFNPGENMAVIHIEKANPEIRGLYQYINREFLIHAFPQAALVNREDDLGIEGLRKAKMSYNPVGFERKYLVQQIM; from the coding sequence ATGAGTTTAGAGTTTAAAACAGTAGAAGCACAGGATATTTCCATTATTACCCCATTTGTTGGGAAAAGACCTAATAAAAGTTGCGACAGCGTATTTTTGGACAGCTTTATCTGGAGAGAAATGTATCATGTACGGTTTGCTATCAGCGGCGGAAAGGCAGTACAATGGCTGATGGAAAGCGACGGGGAGCCGTTTAGCGCCATGCCTCTGTGCTCAGAGGAGGATTTGCCGTACTATTTTAATGAGATTAAGGAATATTTTAACCAGGTGTTTGGAAAGCCATTAAGGATTAATTTGGCAGATGAGGAAGCAGTGGAGTATTTAAAGCTGAATCCTGCAGAGTTTCAAATTACTGAGCAGGAGGATTTAAAGGATTACCTTTATGACGGAGAGGCCCTGCGCACTTTGGCTGGAAAAAAGCTTCATAAAAAGAAAAATAATCTGAACGCGTTTATGAAGGCCTATGAGGGAAGATTTGAGTACAGAAGACTTTGCTGTTCAGATAGAGACGATGTTTGGAAATTCCTGGACAGATGGAGGGAAAATAAAGGAGAAGAGGTAGAGGAGCATCTGGACTATGAGGTTCGGGGGATACACGAAATTCTGAAAAACTGTTCTTCTTTGCCAGTGGAAATGGGAGGCGTTTATATTGACGACAGCCTGGAGGCTTTTAGCGTAGGAAGCTTTAACCCGGGAGAAAATATGGCGGTGATTCACATTGAAAAGGCAAACCCTGAGATCCGGGGCCTGTACCAGTATATTAACAGAGAATTTTTGATTCATGCATTTCCCCAGGCCGCTCTTGTAAACAGAGAAGATGATTTGGGAATAGAGGGCCTTAGAAAAGCAAAAATGTCATATAATCCCGTTGGATTTGAAAGAAAGTATTTAGTACAGCAGATCATGTAA